CCTCCCTCCCAAGGTATTTGAGATGCTGTTGCACAAAATTCCCCTTATTTGCCAGGTAAGCACATATTTAACTATCTTTATGAAATGAATACTGTAAATAACTATGTTGAGCTTGATTACAAAGAAGTTGCAAAGTATGTGTGTTAGTAGCTCAAAGTTTTAAATGAGTAAGTATCTGACTTTTTGGTTGCTTTTCTTGCTTTATGATGAAACGAGTCTATTCTTTCATATTCCTTTGGCTAATAATGAATTGTATATTTTGTTGAGTATTATCCATGCTTTAACATTTCAGCTTCAAAGAGtgcattgttaatattttgtttatctttgtACTTCCGAAGACATCATAATTATTGGCAGTAATGTGGATAGAGCCCTATAAGCTAAATGGTATTGTTAAGTGACTTAATGGCTTAAAAACTAGATATAATACAGAAAAAGAGTAAATTATCAAAGCAGAACACTTCTACTTTCCATTAACATGAGAATCTATAGAAACCGTTTTGATAAAATTAAACATATGGGTTAATTAGTGTTCTATTAAGTACAACTTTAGATTGGTATCAGATGAAATCCATTCATAAGCCAATTGATTAATAGcttttagtccacttacatttacCGAGCTGTTTCGTATACTTACGCATCAATCAGAATATCCCGAAATGCTTAATTTGTTTCAGATTCATTTAGCCATAAGATAACTACTTTAATTTTGGTTCACTTTTCATATTAATCAGATGTCATATTGTTGGTCTGACTTAGAATCATTCATGCTTGATTGTTTTtgaacaaaacacaacaaaagcaaaaaaatcagACTCTATTAGAGAATAACAGTCATTCCCAAGCTAGTCTCAGATGGGATTTTTCATGAAGATATATGAAAATATAGCCAGGATAAAAATGTGTAATGCCTACCCTCACACAAGAAGGGAGGCAAAAAAAGGATCGTGCATTGAAATGATAGCAAGTAACTATTTTATGTATTTACCAGCAATTTGAGGCAGACATGAATGAACAGGAATACTTGGAGGATGATCCTGACTGAAAAACATTTCAACGTATCCACAGTCCAGTCAGAATACTATGGTACCATATAGTATAAACAACTACTCAGTGATACTtccatttattttacttttagtaataaaaattttttctatCTCATACATGATTGAACACATATTTGGCTTTAAAATTAACAGTCATGATTGAAGAAACAATGGTTTATTTTTCTAATCAAGTGACCAAGCTGCTGAATCTTAAGGCCTCAGCAAATGTTGCGTCTTATTTTCACTGAACAACAAACAAGACCTTCTATTTGATTATTCCTGGTACACAGCAATTGTGTTTCTCCAGTGGTTTCCATTTGTCTAACAGTCGTAACAGACAGTTTAACATGGTGACTTTTGCTTTCAGGGGATTCTATCAAATGAATCCTCATTTCTAGTGCAACAACTGTTAGCAATATTATATCAAAAGTCCATCCATCAGGACTTCTCTATCGTGGCTGGCCAAGAAGTCCTGCTTTGGCTGCCAGAGCTTCATTCTGCTGTATATGATATTCCTGAAATCTCATGGATATTCTTTGtgtcatttttaaatatttctgtaaGCAATGTTCTGAACAGGTGatctagaaataaaaaaaggGAGATCCAAAGAGGCAACATAAAAATATCAACTTTTAAAAACGTATTTCAAAAGAACAACCATTGGGTGTTTTGCTTTTGACTATATCTGAAAATTAAATGGTATTAATGTGTAGGAAATGACCAAAACTTTTAATTATTGATACTTCTACTTATTGACAAGTATAATGTATACTGAATGCCTACCAGTTTGCTAGCTAGGCACTAGGAACAATGGTAGGTAAGCCCTGCCTTCATGAAGCTTCTGGTCTATTTTTCTTGAAGGTATGTTTCAGTATTAACTAAACGCccattctcatcctctttttacAATGGTTAAAATATAGGCCCAATAGCAATTTTAATGAGAAAACCCATTCTTAGCAGAATTTTCAACATTTTATTCTTAAACAAAAATATTACACTTAGCATCTCTCCTAAACTTTGTCAGTTATTTAGCAAGTACTTATTGATTGCTGATTATATGCTAAGTTCTTGGCATGAATGTTTATCAATATTTTCCATGGAAGGAAGTTTTaatgccattttgaatcaatgtATAAATGTTTTGATGGGGGATATTAAAAGTTAACACTTCTGATAGGGTTGGGATTTTGGAGTCCACCTATGCAATCTGAGCCATCAAATTCAAGCTCTGCTGTTTCTAGTCAGTGTGAGTTCTCAGGGTCAGACAGAAAGACCCTATCAAGCAAGGCCATCTTGACTGAAAGCTAACTAGTAAGAATTTTTGCTGTGGTACAGTAACTCAGTAGCCCCAGACATCTTCTCTAAAAAGGTGTGTCTTGGGACAATGTGACTGTCATATTAAATTTGTCACTGTTAAACCTGATGCCCTGAGTCCCTGGCTGCTTCAGTTCCTTTAAGCAATAGAACATAAAAGGTAGCCCAAATTCCTATAACTGGGAACAAGAAAAATGCTTAGGGGAATCCTATTTGCATTGTTTATCAAAAGTTTAGAGAAATTTTAGTAGGCAAAACTATTCATACCTCTTCAGGTTTCACTTCTCTTGTTGTGAAGTCTTTAACACAGTCCAAAAAGCAGGTTTCTGTAAGTTTATTGTAGGTTCCAAGAAATTCCTTAAACTATAAACAAATCAGAAAATTCTTTAGTGTTACTCCctccttttttaattgtggtaaaaatatatacagcacAACATACAGCAATTCAGTAAGTTCTACCTATACACTTCAGTGACACTGACtatattctttaagttgtgcaaccttcttgctatgtttttccagttatccCAACACCAAGTaatgtttggtttttaaaacaaGTATGCTTTTAAACTTAATTACCAATGTTTTATATTCAGGTAAAATACTCTGTAATACTTGAAATCATAGGTTCTTCTACTAAGTTAAAtgtgtataataaaaaaaaaaaaggctatacaAAATATGATTCAGTTTTCTAGCTGAATATTTAGTTCTTATCTGTCAAATGAAAATACATATGCTTCATATCATTTAATATCCACTCTTGGAAATGAAatataaatgtttattttatgagaTCACTCAccgatatggttatatcttttttttttttttttaaataaaatccctTTTCCTTAATTATAACATCTTACCTGTTTTATCTGATCAGATTCTGGTATTTGTGCAGCCATATTTTGGTATGGTTATTAGTCACctgatttaaaattaaaaaaaaaaaaaattgtcaatctATAAACAAGTATTTTTAGACTAATTGAAGAGTTAGGTAATCAAAACAAGAATAGTATATGAAACAGAATGGAAACAAGTTTATCTGAAGTtattgttatatattttataaatttctaaccgtgtatgtaaattatatgccAACCTCCCAGCCTCCCTGATCATTAATGACAACAGAACCTTAGAGTTTAGAATTagtttttttaatgttactaTGTCCTTGGGTGGTTCAAACTGTtactgtgcttggctgctaactgaaaagttgtagggttgagtccacccagaggtgccttggaagaaaggcctggtgatctacttccagaaaaccagccattgaaaactctgtggaatatAGTTCTACCCTGAggcacttggggtcgccatgagttggaactgacttgacagcaactagtttttctTAATGTTACTATGGGACCCAAAGGCCCTGTTTTATTCATCACCCATCTATCTAAATATTCAGTTTTAAGATAGTTTGCCTTGCTTAAGGTAAAGCCCAAGAGATCTCTGGTGCCTTCCACAAGCACTTGAATTAACTATCCCACTGGTTGCTAATATAACTTTGACCTGTGCTACTAAATGATCCTTTTTACTATCTCTATGCAAATGTAAAggttctgttaatttttttttttttttaattgtgctttaggtgaaagtttacagctcaaggtaattttctcatacaaaaatttatacagatatTGTTATGTGagcctagttgcaatccctgtactATGACAACACACTCCCTTTTTCTACCCCCggcttcctgtgtccattcaatcagctcctatccctttctgccttctcattctacctccagacaggagctgtccatttagtctcatgtatctacttgaactaagaagcacactcttcatgggtgttactttatgttttataatccagtctaatctttgtgtgaAAAATTGGCTgcaggaatggctttagttctgggttaacagagagtctggaagCCGTGTCTCCTGTGGTtcctctagtgtcagtcagaccattaagtctggtcttcttacgttAATTTTTAATCACTGACAAACATCATCCACTTATACATAAATGATCCTCATGAAAAATACTCCGAGTTCTAAAAGACCATTCTGAAACAACAGTAGTTGTACATTCGGCAGTTAAAAAAGGGCAATCACAAAAACTTCTGAACATATGATACTTGTGATCTAACTTGGGGGCAACAAAGAAGGGAAGACAAGGAAGTCCAAAAACCTTTCTGAATTACTAGGAATTTCGTATATCCTAAATGTAGAACCCAGGCTCAGTTGATTCAGATGTAAGAATGTatcacattatttatttatcctgGCTAGTTCTAAAAAGGATAAGCAGTCTCATATAAAAGATTTGTAtataataaagctgtttaaattGAAATAGAAAATTAAGCACTTTGtagaaggaaaaataaggaaatacTCAGTATGTACATTGTACACTAACAGAATTTCTGTGATTGAGCATTGTATTAAGCTTTGAGCTTCCTGATAACCAGCccaaaaaagagaaacaggaagtGTACATCATTCTTACTAGCTCATTGATTATTACTTAAAATGACTCTGAAAAGCATCAAGCTTATAGCAGTTGAAACTAACTAGAAACTTAAGCTTAGGGCAAAGTCCATGCCATCAtcatgaaaaagagaaaagaaaatcagcatTCTCATTTTGATTAACACACACAGCAGTGTCATTCCTAACCACATAAACACCTTTTCCCCCttctacattttcctcttttttttccttatcctgACATTTTTGAAAAGTCAATTTCTCCATATGCAGTGGAAAGCACCAGTTCTTTTCTGTTTAGTATCCTAGTCTCAGTCCAGATGTCACAGCCATAGTTTTTGAAATAGTGTTTAATAAAAAGTACAACTGTGTATACTTTAGAGACTCTTTGGTTTAGCAGTACAGGAATATAAACTACTTTTCCTACTAAACCTCCTTTACCTCTGCGGCTGAAAGTTAACACAGATTAACAATGCAGTAGAGGTTTTAGGTTAGCCCAGCATTTAGGCAactactgttgttagctgccgtcaagttggctggactcatggcgaccccatggcaCAATGAGATTAGAGTGTTGtgacctatagagttttcaatggccaattttcaaaagtgaccatcaggcctttctttctagtctgtcttagtctgtaagctctgctgaaatctgtttagcatcatagcaacacccaaacTTCCAATGACAGATGGATAGTGGCTGCGTTTGAGGTTCACTGGCCAGCAATGGAACCTGGGTCTactgcatggaaggcgaggatactaccactgaaccaccagtgttcCATAAACACCTGAAAGGTTAACAAGAATACTTTTTGTTCCTGTTTCATTTCACAGCATTTTAAGTAATACGTTTACTAAATAAACTGCCTGGAAAATACCAAGAATTAACTGAAGGTCACAATTTTTCAGATACTGCTGTGACTAACATCATTCATTCGTATGTTCCAGGTAAGATACTATCCATTATAGTTTTCCTTAGTTTCTTTAAGTCATTAAACACTCGTTCCATATCCTCCAACTACTTAACTGCACAGAAATGCAAACCTAATTACTGAATCATCTTTTAATATccattttaaacttttttataATTTGGGATATTTGCAGTAACTATTCTAATTAACTGGTagatattcattcaataaatacttactgaataCCTAAAGTACCAGGGACTGTGTTAATTCTGAAACCAGCCATACTTCTCAGGCAAGAAGCATATTTATGACTGGCTAAAATACTACTAACTActcaaagaaacagaagattctGTAAGTATATCATAAAACAAGGTTGTATACGACTTTTGCATTCGGTAAGATAGAACAGATGTACTGTTCCCTCTTACTCCTGCTAAGTCCAACTAAAAATTCTGGACATTACATTCAAAACAATCATAAGGTTCTTTAAGGTGGCGAGAAGTCAGAACTGCTAGTGACCTTGGGATCTGAGGAACAACACACTGGTGAGTCCCTTTTTTATCTCATATATCCCAGATGTGGAACTGAAGAAGCCAGCAACCAGAAATGCCATCAAGCACATAGAaaacaacccccccaaaaaagctcgCCCTCTCTAGCCAAAAGACCATAAAAGGGGCAGTCTACAAGGTGGAAAACACAATAACCAGTCTATTCCAGACAAACACTACAGAAAAAACTGTGAGACCCACTCCCCACTTACATCAGCAAAAACAGGCTCTAATGAGTTAAAAGCACTCCCAACAGAGTGGCATCTGCTGGGTGGTAATAAAACCTCTTCCCACTCCTCATTTTCATCAGTGTCAGTGGAAACCACAGGGAGGCTAGGCTTCCACACTGCTGGCAAGGAggcacccctcccctcccctctacAGTGGAGTCAGAGGAGGCCTAGTTGAAATTCAGGACTTGTATCGCTGCCCAGTGGTAATTATACCACATTCCCCGTCCTAACCTACACTACATAATGTCAGCGGGGGCCACATGGGGGCCAGCTGCTCCCCACCAGGGAGGTATAATGGAGGCCTAGTTGGGAGTTGGAACTCCTATCACAATCCAACAGTAACAAGGCGCCCCACCTTGAGTGTTACTAAGTGTGAGGAGTCTTGATGTCTACCTCCGTCTGGCAGTAATGAGGCAGCAACCCCCTCTTCCCCTGCCAGAGTGGTATTAGAAGAAGCCAGTTAAAAGAGAAGGTTTAAGTAAGATCCACAGACTCATAACACAACACACAGAATGTCACAAAAGAGGATCACCAAGAACTAAGATTTCAAACTGAATGAAAAAAGATAACACTGAGATGACAAATGTTAGAATTatctgacaaagattttaaaacagcCATTATAAAAAATGCTTCAATGAGCAATTATGAACAcatttgaaagaaatgaaaaaaatacaaagttTCATCAAAGAAACAGAATATATGAAGGACCAAAGGGCAATTTcagaactgaaaaatataaaaactgaaataaattcAATGGACAGACTCAACAAGAGAATGGAGGtgacagaagaatgaatcagAGAACTGGAGGAGAGAACAATTACCCAATCAGAATATCAAAGAAAAcagatgaaaaaaatgaacagcATATCAGGGACCTGTAGGACCATATCGAATGATCTAACATTCCTGTCatgggagtcccagaaggagaggaaaaagaCGGTGGGGCTgatgaaataatggctgaaaacatcCCATATTTGGCATGACATAAATTATAAAACTTCAGATTTAAGAAGCTAAGCAAACCCCAAACAGGATAAACCCCAAAAAATCCACACCAATATACATTATACTGAAACgtctggaaaataaaaaaataaaggtaaacaaaaaatcttgaaagtggtgaaagaaaagcACCTTACCTATAGGGGAGAAACAATTAGAATGACAGCAGATTTCtcatctgaaacaatggaagccaGAAGAAAGTGACACATTTTTCAAGTGGTGAAAGAAATGAACTGTCAATAATTGTTTAGCAGGAATATCCTTTAGGAATGaaggggaaatcaagacattttcAGATGGAAAGCTAACAGAACTTATCACCAGCAGACCTAGCCTAACAATGGTTACAGAgaatttctaaaacaaaaagGTAACGATAAAAGGAGTTTTGGAACATCAAGGAGGAGGAGTAACACAGTAATCAAAAATATAAGTAAATACAGTacgctttctttttctcttgagttttctaaattatgtttGGTGGCTGAAGTAAAAATCATAAAACTGTCTCCAAAAacacctaaacccactgccatcaaatcaattccgactcatagcaaccctacaggacagggcagaactccccaatagagtttccaaggagcacctggtggattcgaactgctgaacttctggttagcagccgtcgcacttaaccattatgccaccagtgtttccaaaactGTCTCAagtggtataggggttaggattccaacacatattttaggagggacacaattcaatccataacatcatcAACCAAAAGGAACTAAACATTTACAGAACATTATACCCCACAAcacagaatacacatttttatcaAGTGCCTGTGCAACATATACCAAGACAAATCATACTCTGGGCCATAAAACTGACCTAATTTAAACATTAAAAGAACAGAAACCATACAGAGTGTGTTTCTAACCACAATGGAATCaaaatagaaatcagtaacactaagataaaaggaaaaatctCCAAACactaaaaaaactaaacaatGTATTTCTAAATAAACCATGGGTCAAAAAAAGAAgtctcaaggggaaaaaaaaaattgaactgactataaataaaaacatatcaaagtttggagccctggtggcacagtggttaagcattcggctgctaaccaaaaggttggcagtttgaatctaccagctgtatcttggaaaccctatggggcagttctgcttggtcCTATAgctactgtgagttggaattgacgtgaAAGCAatgaagttttgtttttaatatcaaaGTTTGTGTGCAGTGGTACCAAAAGAAAAAGTTATGGCACTAAAGGCATACATTAGAAAAGAGGGAAAGTCTCAAAGCAACAGTCTAACTAAACTCTCACCTCAAACACCTACAAAATCagagcaaaataaacccaaagcatGTAGATAGAAGATTACCAGAAATcagtgaaaatgaaaaaagagtAACAACAGACTAAATTCAATGAAACAAATCTTTGAAAAGTCAATGAAACTGACAAACCTCTGGCAAGACTAACAAGACAGAAATGATCAATATTAGGAATGAAACAGGATATATTACTACAGATCCAGCAAATATCAAAAGGATTAAAGGGAATACTACAAACAACTCTACACACATAAATTTTAagacttagatgaaatggaccaaaCTACCACAActcatcaacagggaactgccagaaattcaagctggataaagaacaggatgtggaacaaggaacattattgctgatgtcagatgaatcttggctgaaagcagagaataccagaaagatgtctacctgtgttttaagactatgcaaaggcattcaacagtgtggatcataacaaattatagataacattgtaaagaatggtaattccagaacacttaattgtgctcatgtggaacttgtacttagaccacaatgcagtcgttcgaacagaacaaggtgatatggcatggtttaaagtcaggaaaggtgcgcgtcagggttgtatccttccaccatatttattcaatctgtatgctgagcaagtactctgagaagctggactatttggactggggcatcagaattggaggaagatgtgttaacaacctgcattatgcagatgacacaaccttacttgctgaaagtcaagaggacatgaagcacttacagatgagatcaaagactacagccttcagtatggattacacctcaacattaaacaaaaatcctcacaactggatcaatgagcaacatcatgataaatggagaaaagactgacgtcaaagatttcattttacttggatccacaatcaatgcccgtggaagcagcagtcaaaaaatcaaatggcatattgcattgggcacgtctgctgcaaaagacctctttaaagtgttaaaaagcaaagatgtcactttgaagactttAAGCCgcgtctgatccaagccatggtattttcaattgccttatatgcatgcgaaagccggATGATgaaaaggaagacctaagaagaattaatgcctttgaattatggtgttggcaaagaatattgaatgtaccgtggtctgccagaagaacaaatttgtcttggaagaagtacaaccagaatgttccttagaagcaaggatggcgagactttgtctcatgtactttggacatggtatcaggagggaccagtccctggtgaaggacatcatgcttggtagagggtcactgaaaaagaggaagaccctcaaggagatggaatgacacagtggctttaacaatgagctcaagcataggtGCGATTGTGAAGACAGCACAGGATAGAGGCTGCCAATTTCCAAGTCCATgcgtcaggcatcaggctgggggCTTATCCTCACTCATGgagctgcaggagctgatgaacccaagatctgtaggtcaaacagcaggctgctggcttatgGACCTCAGAGGCTAATGAATTCAAGATCGACAGGTAAGATTAAGATGGCAGgctcctggctcacaggctgtgaaggctgacaACCCCCAGATCgacaggcaatatggcaggccgcTGGCCCAAGTcacaagaactagaggtcagataaGCATGAGAGTAAGGTTTGCcagaatgtgtatgtgtgtgtatgtgtgtgatgtatatacacatatatatgtatatatatgtgtatatatatacatacatatatatattgggtgcaggccacatccccaaggaaactccccttacaactgattggctgatcacatcagatcacatcatggaggatgactacatcatgaTATAACTAGAAAACTACATCAtcacataattgccaaaccactgggaatcatggtccagccaagttgacacacaaccttaaccgtcaCAGTGAGTGAACCATTAAACAATCTGGTACATCCATATcatggactactactcagcaataaacagaaaagaaatacaaCAACCTGGATGAAAAAAGTCAATCCCAAATGGTTACATCCCACATGATTTCATATACGTATAACATCCTTGAAAGGACATAATTATAGAAATAGAAAACACTGATGGTGGCTGGGGTTTAAGGAAGGGGTTGGGACAGAAAGGAAATAGATGTGGTTATAAAAGGGCAAAGTGAGAGATCCTTGTAATTGAACTGTTTTCTTCACTGTATTAATGTTACCATCCCGGTTGTTATACTGTATTACAGTTTTacaagatgttaccattgggggaaCTGGGTAAAGGGCACAAGGGATATCTCTGCATTATCTTACAATTGCATGTGGATCTACaataatatcaaaataaaaagttgaattaaaaaacaaaagaggcTGTACAGCTTTCTAATTCCTGCCAAAGAATAAGATGCAGCACAGCAAATGCTGTTAGCAAAAGTTTACAACTAGAGCTGTTCAGGCTTCCCACTCGGAAAACAGCCTGAAAAGATCTAAGAACTGGTAATATAACTTTTATAGAAATAGGTGTTACATGAAACCAGTTTTGtgggaactgaaaaaaaaatacaaggacaATAAAACACGCACTGAGAAACTTCGTTTATCAACAGGCCTCTAGTGGAAGGTATAAAAGGTAATCCACTAGACTCTGAATCTTCAGAATTCTTAAACTAGTACAGTATACTCACTGTACTTTAGGAGGACACACAGAAATTAGGCTTTCTACAGCTCACCACAACAAAAAGGCCCTATCTGATTTTCTTACTTACAACATCTTAGAAATTTACATGATTGCTAAGCGTAATACCAAACTCCAGTTCTTTTTCCTATCCTTGTATTTTTCAAGATAAAATTCATACTTACTGACTTTTTCAACCAGATCTCAGAAAGGCAAAGTATAAAATCTTTAAAAGTTTTTTAAGTTTCAGAGACTGGCAACACTGTGCTGACGCTACCACCACCATCTCCCCCATAGTAtatacaactcatggtgacaaaTGACAGTTATTATTGGGATGTCTTGACAAGACACAGATAAGGAGTGCCCCCACACGGTGTTGGTATGAAttctcatttaaaattattttcttggtgTTGTCTTTTAAAATACAGTACTTAAACATTACatttctcttccttaaaaaaaaaaagtttacatatTATAAAAGTAATGCAGTCAATTATCTATTACTCAGAGAGCTACATGTTAACGTTacaatttatttctttgtatttctctatttatgtatttttccCCCAATTATATTGTCAGACCTACAATTAAACCCAAGAGCTAACAGCAAttttctcaagtctggctaaatCTCCAAAGTTCTTCTCTGTATTTACCAACATCATGATTATGCTACAGGTGATTGTAAGCAACTGTCCCTAAAAAATATTGGAGATAAAAGTGAATACAGATTTACTTGCTAGTTTGAGATCTTCCAAGTCTTCCAGTATTCTAGTTTGTAGCTATTTAATC
The window above is part of the Loxodonta africana isolate mLoxAfr1 chromosome 10, mLoxAfr1.hap2, whole genome shotgun sequence genome. Proteins encoded here:
- the TIMM9 gene encoding mitochondrial import inner membrane translocase subunit Tim9, which translates into the protein MAAQIPESDQIKQFKEFLGTYNKLTETCFLDCVKDFTTREVKPEEITCSEHCLQKYLKMTQRISMRFQEYHIQQNEALAAKAGLLGQPR